From a region of the Armatimonadota bacterium genome:
- a CDS encoding response regulator transcription factor: MNEKILIIEDEALIADSVSYALKKEGYQVLVATDGAQGLAMAREQSPDLILLDIMLPTIDGFEICRILRKETSIPIIMLTAKGEEVDRVVGLELGADDYVIKPFSIRELIARLKAVLRRSSLAEESGRHEVLRVGDLTVDCSRRIVKLGDKTIYLPLKEFDLLRILVKNRDRVMTRDMLLNAVWAEDAYETSRTLDVHIRWLREKIEDNPSLPKRIVTVRGIGYMYVGQSDDKED, translated from the coding sequence ATGAATGAAAAAATCTTGATTATCGAAGATGAAGCACTGATTGCAGACTCCGTTAGCTATGCCCTCAAAAAAGAAGGCTACCAGGTCCTAGTGGCTACAGACGGCGCTCAAGGCTTGGCAATGGCTCGCGAACAATCGCCCGACCTCATTCTGCTGGATATTATGCTTCCCACGATAGACGGCTTCGAAATATGCCGCATTCTTCGAAAAGAAACAAGCATCCCAATTATTATGCTAACGGCAAAAGGCGAAGAGGTTGACCGCGTAGTCGGCTTAGAGCTGGGTGCAGATGACTACGTAATTAAACCCTTCAGCATTCGAGAGCTAATCGCACGTCTAAAGGCGGTATTGAGACGCTCAAGCCTTGCTGAGGAATCGGGTAGGCATGAAGTTTTGCGCGTGGGCGACCTAACTGTCGATTGCTCCAGAAGAATTGTTAAGCTGGGCGACAAAACTATTTACCTTCCCTTGAAGGAGTTCGACCTTCTTCGAATTCTTGTGAAAAATAGAGACCGTGTCATGACTCGCGACATGCTGCTGAACGCCGTTTGGGCTGAGGATGCTTACGAAACCAGCAGAACACTCGACGTCCACATCCGCTGGCTCCGCGAGAAAATAGAAGATAATCCCAGCTTGCCAAAACGCATTGTTACGGTTCGCGGCATTGGCTACATGTACGTCGGACAGAGCGATGACAAAGAAGATTAA